The genomic segment TACTTGGAGTTTGTACAGCTCATGGGCGATGCGGTGATGGAACATGGCCCGCAGCGAAGGGTAGCAGAAGATGGTTTCGCCGGGGCTGGTGGCGGCGGGGTCGCCTTCGTAGGCGGCCTTGGCGTCGCCTGCCAGCAGGCGGCGAATCTCCGGCAGGCGGTCCATAAAAGTCAGAGCCGCGTCCCGGCCGTCGGTTTCGCAGGAGGTGCAAGGGGTGGCTTGCCCGGCGCAGCCAAAGCAAAATCCGCGCACCACCTGTTCACTTAATTGGCGGTAGATGCTGTCCAGGTTGGCGGCCAGGTGGTAGCGCATGGATTCGCGCTGTACGTTGGCCGGGCCGAAATAGCCGGGGAAGATGGCGGCGCGCAGACGCTCCAGAATTTCCGCCAGATCCTTGAGGGAAGGCATGGCTGCGCCTTGCGCCGGGCGGTGCCATACGGCGTCCAGGGAATCCGGGTGGCAGAGCCGTTCCACCAGACTGTCCAACAGGGGCATGGAGGTGGCGGTAATGGCGGTTTTTTCGTTCATAAGAAAAATCCTGTTTTTCTTTCTTTGTACACGGGCCGGGCCAGAGCCGCAAGGGCCCGGCTGTTGACAAAGCAGCGCCGCAGGATAAGCCTGAACCGGCGTGGGCGGCCTTTCATAAAAGGCTGGCGGCGCGTTGGCGTATCCGCTATTTTTGGCGCAACACAACAGGCGGTTGCTGCAGCGCGCGGCCGACGCCTGTCCCGGCGCGACCATTCCAGAAGGAGTATACCCTGTGAACGTTCTTGTGACCCCCCGGTCCTTCGGCAAAACCAATCCCGAACTTTTTGACCGCCTGCGTGATGCCGGGCTGACCGTGCTGCGCAACGACACGGGCGGCATTCTTTCTGCCGAACAGATGCGCGTCAGACTGGCCGACTGCCAGGGCGTCATTTTGGGCGTGGACCCGCTGGACGCTTCGGTGCTGACCGTCGCACCCCAG from the Desulfovibrio legallii genome contains:
- the epsC gene encoding serine O-acetyltransferase EpsC encodes the protein MNEKTAITATSMPLLDSLVERLCHPDSLDAVWHRPAQGAAMPSLKDLAEILERLRAAIFPGYFGPANVQRESMRYHLAANLDSIYRQLSEQVVRGFCFGCAGQATPCTSCETDGRDAALTFMDRLPEIRRLLAGDAKAAYEGDPAATSPGETIFCYPSLRAMFHHRIAHELYKLQVPLIPRMISEMAHASTGIDINPGAAVGEEFFIDHGTGVVIGETAVIGHNCRLYQGVTLGALSFPKNADGTLTKGIPRHPILQDNVTVYAGATILGRVTIGAGAVIGGNVWVTQDVPAGGRVTQDPPRD